One region of uncultured Fusobacterium sp. genomic DNA includes:
- a CDS encoding TonB family protein — MNKKDNIFVFFIFALILHLSLFFVKERGIKGEAPLNFKSNSAPISVKIKKSSIQKVEKKEIIPASPPKVEKDMEPKVEEVPKKNILQENIKSKIKDRKKENKPEKKNPKKEEKKEERKENQKNIENSSSQKLEEEIFTSGNFSIGKDGSFIASSSEGIEYKILKQVEPNYPIQAEKIRYRKKVVVSVRFLVGLRGEVEKIEIIQSHQKFGFDEEVKKALNQWKFHPIYYKNKNIKVYFTKDFIFEPR; from the coding sequence ATGAATAAGAAAGATAATATTTTTGTTTTTTTTATCTTTGCTCTTATTCTTCATCTCTCTCTTTTTTTTGTAAAAGAAAGAGGGATAAAAGGAGAAGCTCCTTTAAATTTTAAAAGTAATTCTGCTCCAATATCAGTTAAGATAAAAAAATCTTCTATACAAAAGGTTGAGAAAAAAGAGATAATACCAGCTTCTCCTCCTAAAGTAGAAAAAGATATGGAGCCTAAAGTTGAAGAAGTACCTAAAAAAAATATTTTGCAAGAAAATATTAAAAGTAAAATAAAAGATAGAAAAAAAGAAAATAAACCTGAAAAAAAGAACCCTAAAAAAGAGGAAAAGAAAGAAGAAAGAAAAGAAAATCAAAAAAATATAGAAAACTCTAGCTCTCAAAAACTTGAAGAGGAGATTTTTACAAGTGGGAACTTTAGTATAGGAAAAGATGGAAGTTTTATAGCTTCATCTTCAGAGGGCATAGAGTATAAAATTTTAAAACAGGTTGAACCTAACTATCCTATCCAAGCTGAAAAAATTAGATATAGAAAAAAAGTAGTTGTTTCTGTTAGATTTTTAGTTGGATTAAGAGGAGAGGTTGAAAAGATAGAGATAATACAATCTCATCAAAAATTTGGTTTTGATGAAGAGGTAAAAAAAGCTTTAAACCAATGGAAATTTCATCCTATCTACTACAAAAATAAAAATATTAAAGTTTATTTTACAAAAGATTTTATTTTTGAACCTAGATAA
- a CDS encoding Na+/H+ antiporter NhaC family protein: MKKYLGVMVVILTMSLSILADSYIGIGVNLVLILLSLLALKKGLSLEEIIDSGFSSGKKAFLVMKIFLLVGAVSSIWIMSGTIPIVVYQGVRLMNPEYFYLSSFLITSVVAFLLGSSFGTAGTVGIAMIAIGKGLGADLSIVGGTVISGAYFGDRCSPVSSSANLVATLTETNLYTNIKNMFKTGSIPFIITGILYVFCNSNGDKIVKNISMLELLESNFNLSYLNFLPIGIILFLTLFRTNVKISLSLSILAAIFLSFFIQGYEIIDIFKTLIFGFFFEEKNPLYNILKGGGVISMWKTCMIVFISCCLSGIIQKLQLFNKLESFILKSKNEMGLYIWTMIVSIITGMFGCNQSIAVVMTIDIMKNSYKIKEIAKEKFAIDIENSAIVLSALIPWNLASLVPATVMEMKNFEYLIYSFYVILLPIFTLTYKKLIKK; encoded by the coding sequence ATGAAAAAATATTTAGGGGTAATGGTAGTAATTTTAACTATGAGTTTAAGTATTTTAGCTGACTCATATATTGGAATAGGAGTAAACTTAGTTTTAATTTTACTTAGTTTATTAGCTTTAAAAAAAGGTTTATCTTTAGAAGAGATTATAGATAGTGGTTTTTCTAGTGGAAAGAAAGCTTTTTTAGTAATGAAAATATTTTTATTAGTAGGGGCAGTTTCATCTATTTGGATAATGTCTGGAACAATTCCAATAGTAGTTTATCAGGGGGTAAGATTAATGAATCCAGAGTATTTTTATCTCTCTTCATTTTTAATCACCTCTGTAGTAGCTTTTTTACTGGGAAGTTCTTTTGGAACAGCTGGAACTGTTGGAATAGCTATGATAGCTATAGGAAAAGGATTGGGAGCAGATTTAAGTATAGTAGGGGGAACAGTCATTTCAGGAGCATATTTTGGAGATAGATGCTCTCCTGTTTCTTCAAGTGCTAATTTAGTAGCTACCCTTACAGAAACTAATCTCTATACAAATATAAAAAATATGTTTAAAACAGGGAGTATCCCTTTTATAATTACAGGAATATTATATGTTTTTTGTAATAGTAATGGAGATAAAATAGTAAAAAATATATCTATGTTAGAGTTATTAGAAAGTAATTTCAATCTTTCCTATTTAAATTTTTTACCTATAGGGATAATTTTATTTTTAACTTTATTTAGAACCAATGTAAAAATATCTTTAAGTTTAAGTATATTAGCAGCTATCTTTTTAAGTTTTTTTATACAAGGATATGAAATTATAGATATATTTAAGACTTTAATATTTGGATTTTTCTTTGAAGAAAAAAATCCTCTCTATAATATATTAAAAGGTGGAGGGGTAATTTCTATGTGGAAAACTTGCATGATAGTTTTTATATCTTGTTGTTTATCAGGAATTATCCAAAAGTTACAACTTTTTAATAAGCTTGAAAGTTTTATTTTAAAAAGTAAAAATGAGATGGGGTTATATATTTGGACAATGATAGTTAGTATAATTACAGGTATGTTTGGTTGTAATCAATCTATTGCTGTAGTAATGACTATAGATATAATGAAAAATAGCTATAAAATAAAGGAAATAGCAAAAGAGAAGTTTGCCATTGATATTGAAAATAGTGCTATAGTTCTTTCTGCATTAATTCCTTGGAATTTAGCTAGTTTAGTGCCAGCAACTGTAATGGAAATGAAAAATTTTGAATATTTAATCTATTCATTCTATGTAATATTACTTCCTATTTTTACATTAACTTATAAAAAACTAATAAAAAAATAG
- a CDS encoding SpoIID/LytB domain-containing protein, translating to MGYIKQLSLVIILSIILIGCSSTSGNYREVNGVPVKVERNRIEDGDYQLDYSFFKKRDLPIPNSFKGKSIEYLVVRNDTLKKYGYDFFDEYDEKEALKFFKDLDVRGYGDNSPHWRWKVSIDKDDFFTAIENNLSSVYRGRPSEVLTLSNGEWKSLNITDSSIGKVKNVEVAARGRSGVVTYLLITTTKNKYLVAKELNIRKVFALNKRRAESDKDILMYGAKGGSGKYQDSPIRKNITLLPSAYFAIEYDGGKVNIYGGGYGHGVGMAQYTAYDLAQNHKYDYEDILTRSYPNADLKNMYSLKGVGKTINVGITNSFRGMDHSKVILSSNGKMKIDGAGFKIDVPPKEKVVIVNKGNRLWVSVNGKHRVKTVNPLDITAYGYYITIEDLKRGHTSMPRYRGDMIVKPSKTSSTGIRVVNRVKIEDYLKQVVPSEMPQSFGLEALKAQAVAARTYALSDYLKNRYAADGFHVKDTTESQVYNNANENDNSTKAIEATSGKVLMNNGKPIDAKYFSTSAGFLEAANYIW from the coding sequence ATGGGATATATTAAGCAATTATCATTAGTTATAATATTAAGTATAATCTTAATTGGATGTTCCTCTACAAGTGGAAATTATAGAGAAGTTAATGGTGTTCCAGTAAAAGTTGAGAGAAACAGAATTGAAGATGGGGATTATCAACTTGATTACTCTTTTTTTAAGAAGAGAGATTTACCTATTCCTAATAGTTTTAAAGGAAAAAGTATAGAGTATTTAGTAGTAAGAAATGATACCTTAAAAAAATATGGATATGATTTTTTTGATGAATATGATGAGAAAGAGGCTTTAAAATTTTTTAAAGATTTAGATGTAAGAGGATATGGAGATAATTCACCGCATTGGAGATGGAAAGTTTCAATAGATAAAGATGATTTTTTTACAGCAATTGAAAATAATCTTTCTTCAGTTTATAGAGGAAGACCATCAGAGGTGTTAACATTATCTAATGGAGAATGGAAATCTTTAAATATAACAGATTCATCAATAGGAAAAGTAAAAAATGTAGAGGTTGCAGCTAGAGGAAGATCAGGGGTTGTGACTTATCTTCTAATAACTACAACTAAAAATAAATATCTAGTAGCTAAAGAGCTTAACATTAGAAAGGTTTTTGCTTTGAATAAAAGAAGAGCTGAAAGCGATAAAGATATTTTGATGTATGGAGCAAAGGGAGGAAGTGGAAAATATCAAGATTCTCCAATAAGAAAAAATATTACTCTTCTTCCATCAGCATATTTTGCTATTGAGTATGATGGAGGTAAGGTAAATATTTATGGTGGAGGTTATGGTCATGGTGTAGGAATGGCACAATATACTGCCTATGATTTAGCACAAAATCATAAGTATGATTATGAGGATATATTAACTAGAAGTTATCCGAATGCTGATTTAAAAAATATGTATTCCTTAAAAGGAGTTGGAAAAACTATAAATGTTGGAATAACAAATTCTTTTAGAGGAATGGATCATAGTAAGGTAATTTTATCAAGTAATGGAAAGATGAAAATAGATGGAGCAGGATTTAAAATAGATGTTCCTCCAAAGGAAAAAGTAGTTATAGTAAATAAAGGAAATAGATTATGGGTAAGTGTAAATGGAAAACATAGAGTAAAAACTGTTAATCCTTTAGATATTACTGCTTATGGCTATTATATAACTATTGAAGATTTAAAAAGAGGACATACTTCTATGCCAAGATATAGAGGTGATATGATTGTAAAGCCATCTAAAACAAGTTCAACAGGAATTAGAGTAGTAAATAGAGTAAAGATAGAAGATTATTTAAAGCAAGTAGTTCCTAGTGAGATGCCACAAAGTTTTGGATTAGAAGCTTTAAAGGCACAAGCTGTAGCTGCTAGAACATATGCTTTAAGTGACTATTTAAAAAATAGATATGCAGCAGATGGGTTTCATGTAAAAGATACAACAGAAAGCCAAGTATATAATAATGCCAATGAAAATGATAATTCAACTAAAGCTATAGAAGCTACTTCTGGAAAAGTTCTTATGAATAATGGAAAACCAATAGATGCTAAGTATTTCTCTACTTCAGCTGGATTTTTAGAAGCTGCTAACTATATCTGGTAG
- the kdsB gene encoding 3-deoxy-manno-octulosonate cytidylyltransferase: MKFLGVIPSRYASTRLEGKPLKDICGHTMIEWVYKRTKLSNLDEVVVATDDERIYKEVEKFGGKAILTRKDHENGTSRIAEVCEKYSDYDVIVNVQGDEPLIEPDMINSIIESFKNDSTISMSTLKYKLDKMEDIENPNYVKVITDKKGYALYFSRSVIPYPRKLDIQNYYKHVGIYGYKREFVIEYAKMEPTPLELSESLEQLRALENGYRIKVMETPYKILGVDTQEELEKVREYIKNNGLTLD, translated from the coding sequence ATGAAATTTTTAGGAGTAATACCATCAAGATATGCATCAACAAGATTAGAGGGGAAACCATTGAAAGATATTTGTGGACACACAATGATAGAGTGGGTATATAAAAGAACTAAACTTTCTAATTTAGATGAGGTCGTTGTAGCAACTGATGATGAAAGAATTTATAAAGAAGTTGAAAAATTTGGAGGAAAAGCTATTTTAACAAGAAAAGATCATGAAAATGGAACAAGTAGAATAGCAGAAGTATGTGAAAAGTATAGTGATTATGATGTTATAGTTAATGTGCAAGGAGATGAGCCATTAATTGAACCAGATATGATAAACTCTATAATAGAGTCATTTAAAAATGATAGTACTATCTCTATGAGTACTTTAAAATATAAGTTAGATAAAATGGAAGATATAGAAAACCCAAATTATGTAAAAGTAATAACTGATAAAAAGGGATATGCTTTATATTTTTCAAGAAGTGTAATTCCTTATCCAAGAAAGTTAGATATTCAAAACTATTACAAACATGTTGGTATCTATGGTTATAAGAGAGAATTTGTAATAGAGTATGCTAAAATGGAGCCTACTCCATTAGAACTTTCAGAATCTTTAGAACAACTTAGAGCATTAGAAAATGGATATAGAATAAAAGTTATGGAAACTCCTTATAAAATACTAGGAGTAGATACTCAAGAAGAACTTGAAAAAGTTAGAGAATATATAAAAAATAATGGATTAACTTTAGATTAA
- a CDS encoding M48 family metallopeptidase: MKIKKLISFCLLLVLVISCTNAPISGRKQLLLVSEQEIITQSYSQYNEIIAHSKVLNNSNSKLVKKVGNKIAKAVDEYFKKHPEQKTSQFKYQWEFNLIEDKTPNAWCMPGGKVAVYTGILPYTKDETGLAVVMSHEIAHAIAEHGREQASYSVLQNLGSSILNSMGLSTGIYNGASNLVLLSYSREHETEADELGLIFMKLAGYNPNYAITFWERMKSSSNNAQLEFLSTHPSDTTRINNIKNFLQSEKFKQIKK; this comes from the coding sequence ATGAAAATAAAAAAATTAATTTCATTTTGTTTACTTTTAGTATTAGTTATATCTTGTACTAATGCCCCTATTTCTGGGAGAAAACAATTACTTTTAGTTTCAGAACAAGAGATAATTACTCAAAGTTATTCTCAATATAATGAGATAATAGCTCACAGTAAAGTTTTAAATAATAGTAATTCTAAACTTGTTAAAAAAGTAGGAAACAAAATAGCCAAAGCAGTAGATGAATACTTTAAAAAGCATCCTGAACAAAAAACATCTCAATTTAAATACCAATGGGAATTTAACTTAATTGAAGATAAGACACCTAATGCTTGGTGTATGCCTGGAGGAAAAGTTGCCGTTTATACTGGTATTCTTCCTTATACAAAAGATGAAACTGGACTTGCTGTTGTTATGTCACATGAAATAGCTCATGCTATAGCAGAACATGGAAGAGAACAAGCTAGTTATTCGGTTTTACAAAATTTAGGTAGTTCTATTTTAAATTCTATGGGATTATCTACTGGAATCTATAATGGAGCTTCAAATCTAGTACTTTTAAGTTATAGTAGAGAGCATGAAACTGAAGCAGATGAATTAGGACTAATATTTATGAAGTTAGCTGGTTATAATCCTAACTATGCTATTACTTTCTGGGAAAGAATGAAATCTTCTTCTAATAATGCTCAACTAGAATTTTTAAGTACTCATCCTAGTGATACAACTAGAATAAATAATATTAAAAATTTCTTACAAAGTGAAAAATTTAAACAAATAAAAAAATAG
- a CDS encoding histidine phosphatase family protein, which yields MKIYFIRHGETVWNTLKIFQGSSNSPLTEKGREQAKKLGEKLKNTEFTNFYSSPMGRTIETSQLIIGDRNIKIEFIEEFKEISVGRMEGVPREKFEKDFPEQYHNFFFNPKDYDPTPFDGETYPHLLERVQIGLNKIIQNHEKDDIVAVVSHGVTLKAIFKIIKNMSFEELGEASVPKNTSLSIVDYTDGKYTVEVFSDISHLEGMN from the coding sequence ATGAAAATTTATTTTATTAGACATGGAGAAACTGTATGGAATACTCTTAAGATATTTCAAGGTTCATCAAATTCTCCACTTACTGAAAAAGGAAGAGAACAAGCTAAAAAATTAGGAGAAAAGTTAAAAAATACAGAATTTACAAATTTTTATTCCTCTCCTATGGGAAGAACTATTGAAACATCTCAACTAATCATTGGAGATAGAAATATCAAAATAGAATTTATTGAAGAGTTTAAAGAAATATCAGTTGGTAGAATGGAAGGCGTTCCTAGAGAAAAATTTGAAAAAGATTTTCCTGAACAATATCATAATTTTTTCTTTAATCCAAAAGATTATGATCCAACTCCTTTTGATGGAGAAACTTATCCTCATCTTTTAGAGAGAGTTCAAATTGGATTGAATAAAATAATTCAAAATCATGAAAAAGATGATATTGTAGCTGTTGTTTCTCATGGAGTTACTCTAAAAGCTATCTTTAAAATTATAAAAAATATGAGTTTCGAAGAGTTAGGAGAAGCTTCTGTACCAAAAAATACTAGTCTTTCAATAGTAGATTATACAGATGGAAAATATACTGTTGAAGTTTTTTCTGATATTTCTCATCTTGAAGGAATGAATTAA
- a CDS encoding EI24 domain-containing protein: protein MKTISLVFNSFLDSFSIVKEAKLKKFYFLPGIIGILLFIIFIWIGDFLSVNLAVQLESFFKLEEFHSILYIFIKILVWMCTVFFYYLVYKSLLLVIISPILGYVSERVETHLTGKKFDFTFKDNIRFLLRGIDIGLKSFFKQMVGTCAVMLLGFIFPINLSIPLLIFIIQGYFTGFSFMDYTLERYNLSSK, encoded by the coding sequence ATGAAAACTATATCACTTGTTTTTAACTCTTTTTTAGATTCTTTTTCAATAGTTAAAGAAGCTAAATTAAAAAAGTTTTACTTTCTACCAGGGATTATTGGTATTTTACTTTTTATAATTTTTATTTGGATAGGTGATTTTCTTTCTGTAAATTTAGCAGTTCAATTAGAGAGTTTCTTTAAATTAGAAGAGTTCCACTCAATTCTCTATATATTTATAAAGATATTAGTTTGGATGTGTACTGTATTTTTCTATTACTTAGTTTATAAATCACTTCTTCTTGTTATAATCTCTCCAATTTTAGGCTATGTTTCTGAAAGAGTTGAAACTCACCTAACAGGAAAAAAATTTGATTTTACTTTTAAAGATAATATTAGATTTCTACTAAGAGGAATAGATATTGGATTAAAAAGCTTTTTTAAACAGATGGTTGGTACTTGTGCTGTTATGTTACTAGGTTTTATTTTCCCAATAAACTTATCTATTCCACTATTAATTTTTATTATCCAAGGATATTTTACTGGATTTTCTTTTATGGATTACACTTTAGAAAGATATAATCTTTCTTCTAAATAA
- a CDS encoding pyridoxamine 5'-phosphate oxidase family protein, producing the protein MNKKEMLNKDVILKECEEFIQSFKSVVLGTVSKDGEIDVTYAPHFKIDGEHYIYISEIGDHYTNLKENNQKFEILFLEDEAKALSTIARKRARFNVTAEFLPRDEKFEKIMDIFEKNIGETFKIIRKMTDFHLVKLHIIDGRYVKGFGQAYLLKNGTISQITGDRKTHK; encoded by the coding sequence ATGAATAAAAAAGAAATGTTAAATAAAGATGTAATTTTAAAAGAGTGTGAAGAGTTTATTCAAAGCTTTAAATCTGTTGTCTTAGGAACCGTTTCAAAAGATGGAGAAATTGATGTAACATATGCACCTCATTTTAAAATAGATGGAGAGCATTATATCTATATTAGTGAGATTGGAGACCACTATACTAATCTTAAAGAAAATAATCAAAAATTTGAAATACTTTTCTTAGAAGATGAAGCAAAAGCTTTATCGACAATTGCTCGTAAAAGAGCTAGATTTAATGTTACTGCTGAATTTTTACCTAGAGATGAGAAATTTGAAAAAATTATGGATATCTTTGAAAAAAATATTGGTGAAACATTTAAAATCATCAGAAAAATGACTGATTTTCATCTAGTTAAATTGCATATAATAGATGGAAGATATGTTAAAGGTTTTGGACAAGCATACCTTTTAAAAAACGGTACTATTTCTCAAATAACTGGAGATAGAAAAACTCATAAATAA
- a CDS encoding DUF6506 family protein: protein MKKKFAMIIMGSEYNTEEHRAIFETENQATYICTVKNWDMIKETLDYLLKEGVGAIELCGAFGKEKADEIVKMTDSKIAVGYVIHDPKLDPLFKEFFGN, encoded by the coding sequence ATGAAGAAAAAATTTGCTATGATAATTATGGGAAGTGAATATAACACTGAAGAACATAGAGCTATATTCGAGACAGAAAATCAAGCAACATATATTTGTACAGTAAAAAATTGGGATATGATAAAGGAAACTTTAGACTATTTGCTTAAAGAGGGAGTTGGAGCAATTGAATTATGTGGAGCTTTTGGAAAGGAAAAAGCTGATGAAATTGTGAAAATGACAGATTCTAAAATAGCTGTTGGTTATGTAATACATGATCCTAAGTTAGATCCATTATTTAAAGAATTTTTTGGAAATTAA
- the gdhA gene encoding NADP-specific glutamate dehydrogenase translates to MSLSAKQYVENVIEKVKKQNSGEKEFIQAVEEVLTSLTPFIEKNPQYIEANILERMVEPERVIMFKVPWEDDNGKIQVNRGYRVEFNGVIGPYKGGLRFHPTVTLGAMKFLAFEQTFKNSLTGLPIGGGKGGSDFNSTDKSDREIKRFCESFMNELYRHIGPDKDVPAGDIGVSGKEIGYLFGHYRRLKGAFENGVLTGKHLNYGGSKIRPEATGYGVTYFTQEILKDMGETFEGKTVAVSGYGNVAWGTAEKMTELGAKVVTISGSKGYVYAKDGLTKEQIDYMLVLRANKDVTLEDYAKKFGLEYFPGQKPWGVKVDIAAPCAIQNEIVLEDAKLLVENGVKIVCEGANMPCSNEAIELFEKSGVKFGAAKAANAGGVAVSALEMSQNSMRYQWSEEEVDNKLKDIMKNIYKQAKEMSEKYGVSLAAGANIAGFKKVADTMIMQGNY, encoded by the coding sequence ATGAGCTTATCAGCAAAACAATATGTAGAAAATGTTATTGAAAAAGTAAAAAAACAAAATTCAGGAGAAAAGGAGTTTATTCAAGCAGTTGAAGAGGTTTTAACAAGTCTTACTCCTTTTATAGAAAAAAATCCTCAATATATAGAAGCTAATATATTAGAGAGAATGGTAGAGCCTGAAAGAGTAATAATGTTTAAAGTTCCTTGGGAAGATGACAATGGAAAAATTCAAGTAAATAGAGGATATAGAGTAGAATTTAATGGTGTAATAGGACCATATAAAGGAGGATTAAGATTCCACCCTACTGTTACTTTAGGAGCTATGAAATTTTTAGCATTTGAACAAACTTTTAAAAATTCATTAACTGGATTACCTATTGGTGGAGGAAAAGGAGGAAGTGACTTTAACTCTACTGATAAATCTGATAGAGAGATAAAAAGATTCTGTGAAAGTTTTATGAATGAACTTTATCGTCATATAGGACCAGATAAAGACGTTCCAGCTGGAGATATAGGAGTAAGTGGAAAAGAGATAGGATATCTATTTGGACATTATAGAAGATTAAAGGGAGCTTTTGAAAATGGAGTCCTTACTGGAAAACATTTAAACTATGGTGGAAGTAAGATAAGACCTGAAGCAACAGGATATGGAGTGACTTATTTTACTCAAGAGATATTAAAAGATATGGGAGAAACTTTTGAAGGAAAAACTGTAGCAGTATCTGGTTATGGAAACGTAGCATGGGGAACAGCAGAAAAAATGACTGAGTTAGGTGCTAAAGTAGTTACTATTTCTGGTTCAAAAGGGTATGTATATGCAAAAGATGGATTAACTAAAGAGCAAATTGATTATATGTTAGTTTTAAGAGCTAATAAAGATGTAACTTTAGAAGACTATGCTAAAAAATTTGGTTTAGAGTATTTCCCTGGACAAAAACCTTGGGGAGTAAAAGTAGATATAGCAGCTCCTTGTGCTATTCAAAATGAAATTGTTTTAGAAGATGCAAAATTACTTGTTGAAAATGGAGTAAAAATTGTTTGTGAAGGAGCAAATATGCCATGTTCAAATGAAGCTATTGAATTATTTGAAAAGAGTGGTGTAAAATTTGGAGCAGCTAAAGCAGCTAATGCAGGAGGAGTTGCAGTATCAGCTCTAGAAATGTCACAAAACAGTATGAGATACCAATGGAGTGAAGAGGAAGTTGACAATAAACTTAAAGATATAATGAAAAATATCTATAAACAAGCTAAAGAGATGAGTGAAAAATATGGAGTATCTCTTGCTGCTGGAGCAAATATAGCTGGATTTAAAAAAGTTGCAGACACAATGATTATGCAAGGAAATTATTAA
- a CDS encoding DUF4438 domain-containing protein, with protein MIKTNKENLVIQSVGGKVHSPIISSPYRISREGKPMILPATGGISYNVKVGDSCMKWVGDHVEPGVSVRNENTAENTAMMVLACIGNSAKVVSGDAKGAKGFVTGGHGGIEHTLVYFDEETLEKLSLDDKILVKAYGQGLQIEGFEDVTCMNIDPNLLEKMDIGITEDGCLEVPVVTEIPPFLMGSGVGSSTAFSGDYDIMTGDKEANEKYGINDLRFGDIVLLQDCNNCYGRDYLKGSVTIGVIVHSDCIKAGHGPGVTAIMSCPVSKIKGRKDKNANIAYYLGIK; from the coding sequence ATGATAAAAACAAATAAGGAGAATTTAGTTATACAATCAGTTGGAGGAAAAGTTCATAGTCCGATCATATCTTCACCATATAGAATAAGTAGAGAAGGAAAGCCAATGATATTACCAGCTACTGGAGGAATATCTTACAATGTAAAAGTCGGAGATTCTTGTATGAAGTGGGTAGGAGATCATGTTGAGCCAGGAGTTAGTGTGAGAAATGAGAATACTGCTGAAAATACTGCAATGATGGTACTTGCTTGTATAGGAAATAGTGCTAAAGTTGTTTCTGGAGATGCTAAGGGAGCTAAAGGATTTGTAACAGGAGGACATGGTGGAATAGAGCATACTCTTGTTTATTTTGATGAAGAAACTTTAGAAAAATTATCTTTAGATGATAAAATTTTAGTAAAAGCTTATGGACAAGGGCTTCAAATAGAAGGATTTGAAGATGTAACTTGTATGAATATAGATCCAAATCTTTTAGAAAAAATGGATATAGGAATTACTGAAGATGGTTGTCTTGAAGTTCCTGTTGTAACAGAGATACCACCATTTTTAATGGGATCAGGAGTAGGAAGTTCTACAGCTTTTTCGGGAGATTATGATATTATGACTGGTGATAAGGAAGCTAATGAAAAATATGGAATTAATGATTTAAGATTTGGAGATATAGTTTTACTTCAAGATTGTAACAATTGTTATGGAAGAGATTATTTAAAAGGTTCAGTAACAATAGGAGTAATTGTTCATAGTGATTGTATAAAAGCTGGACATGGACCAGGGGTTACTGCTATAATGAGTTGTCCAGTTTCTAAAATTAAAGGAAGAAAGGATAAAAACGCCAATATAGCTTATTATTTAGGGATTAAATAA
- a CDS encoding ACT domain-containing protein, producing the protein MKCIITVIGTDKVGIIAKVCSYLAEVNINILDISQTIVSGYFNMLMIVDADKASKPLEVFAEDLTKIGDELGVKITVQHEDIFNCMHRI; encoded by the coding sequence ATGAAATGTATTATTACTGTTATTGGAACAGATAAAGTTGGAATCATTGCTAAAGTTTGTAGCTATCTAGCTGAAGTTAATATCAATATCCTTGATATATCTCAAACTATTGTAAGTGGTTATTTTAATATGTTAATGATCGTAGATGCGGATAAAGCAAGTAAACCTTTAGAAGTTTTTGCTGAAGATTTAACAAAAATAGGAGATGAATTAGGAGTTAAAATTACTGTTCAACATGAAGATATCTTCAATTGTATGCACCGTATCTAA